GCCGCTCCGCCACCACCTCGAAGCCGGCGGCGTTGTAGTTGGCGACCATCTTCTCCTGGATCTCGTCCAGATAGGGGCTGACGATGGCGAAGCGCTTGCGCCCCGTCGTCTCCAGGATCTCGTTCAGCGCGAGCATGGAGGTGCAGGCGGGGATGCCCGTCTCCGCCTCGATGGAGGCGCACAGCTTCTCGTCGGCCGCGAAGCCCAGCCAGCCGGCCGAGGTGCCGTTCCAGCCGATCACGTTCAGCCGGGCGTCGGCCAGCAGCCGGGCGGCGTCCAGGAAGGGCGCGTCGGTGAACTGGTCGAGTGCGGCGGCGCGCAGGGAGATTTCCTTCACCGTGAAGCGCCCGAAATGGGCGGTCACCTCCGGCAGGCCGCTCAGCATCGCGGAGGTGACGGGCTCCAGCACCGTGTTGGAGGAGGGGGTCAGCATGCCCAGAAGGACGCGGTTGCTCATAGCCATGGTTCTTTCGGTCAGGCGCGCGCCCACAGCGCGCGGGCGGCCTTGTCGGCCTCGATGCAGATGTCGTTCAGGTCGGCGCGGACGGGGCGCCCGTCCTCGACCAGCGTTTCGCCGTCCACCAGCACCATCTCCACGTCGCGCCCCTGCGCGGTGTGGACGAGCGTGCCGAGCGGATTCATCAGCGGGCGCAGATGCGGGCGGCGGGTGTCGAAGACGACGAGGTCGGCCTTCTTGCCCACGGCCAGCGTGCCGATCTCGTCGGCCATGCCGACCGCCTGCGCGCCGCCCAGCGTCGCCATGCGGAAGACGTCGGCGGGCTGCCAGTCGGCGGTGACGCCGCCCTGCTGGATGCGCGCGGTGGCGAGCGCCCAGCGCATCGCCTCCACCATGTCGCCGTGCTGCGTGTCGGTGCACAGCGCCAGATTCACGCCCGCCGCCTTCAGCTTCGGCGTTGGCGCCAGCCGGCCCGAGGCGGCGTTGCATTTCGGCACATGGACCGCGTGCGCCCCGGCGCGGGCGAGCCGCGCGATGTCGGCGTCCTCGACATAGAGGCAATGGGTGGCGAGCAGCCGGTCGTTCATCAGCCCGCATTCGTCCAGCAGCTCCGCCGGGGTCAGGCCGGTGGAGGCCTTCACCCGCTCCACCTCGACCCGGCTCTGCGCCAGATGGGTGTTGACGCGCATGGAGCGCGTCGCCGCTTCCTCGGCAAGGGTGCGCAGGAAGGCGGGAGAGCAGGTGTCCGGCGCGTGGGCGGCCATCTGCACGCGGATGCGCCCGCCGTTGGCGCCGTTCCAGCGGTCGTGCAGGTCGAGCGTCCGCCGCAGCAGGTCGTTGCCGATGGCCGGGTCGAAGCGCCATTCTCCCTGGGCCACGCGGGCGAAGTCCACGTCGTGGACGCGCCAGCTCGCATGGACGCGCAGGCCAAGCTCGGCGATGGCGTCCAGCGTCGCGTCGGCGTGGACGAAATGGTCGCAGATCAGCGTGGAGCCGGAGAGCAGGGCCTCCACCGCGCCCAGCCGGGCCAGCGCGCGGGCCTCCTCCGGCGTGGCGTCGGTGCCCTTGGGCACGCCCGGCGTGTAGGAGGGGGCGAAGCCCAGGTCGGCGGCCACGCCGCGCACCATCACCAGGACGGCGTGCAGATGCGCGTTGACGAAGCCCGGCGTCACCACCCGACCCGGCAGGCGCCGGGTCTCGGCGGCGGCGGGCAAGCCCTCCGCTTCCGGGGCGAGATGGACGATGCGCCCGTCGCGGATGCCGATGGCGGCGTCGTCCACGACGCTGCCGAGCGTCTCCCCGGTCAGGGCGGTGACGCCGGTCAGCAGCAGGTCGAGCCGGCCGGTCACGCGACGGCGGCCTGCCGTTGCTGCAGGCCCTCCTCGCGGATCAGGTTGAGGATGTGGCGCTTGTGGTCGTTGAAGCGCGGGCCGGTGGTGTCGCGCGGGCGCGGCAGGTCCAGCGCGATCAGCTCGCGGATGCGGCCCGGACGGCTGGTCATCACGGCGACGCGGGTGCCGAGCACCAGCGCCTCGTCCACGCTGTGGGTGACGAAGACGACGGTGCAGCGCTGCTTCTGCCAGATGGCGACCAGCTCCTCCTGCATGTCCATCTTGGTCTGGGCGTCGAGCGCCGCGAAGGGCTCGTCCATCAGGATGACCTGCGGGTTCAGCAGCAGGGCGCGGGCGATACCGACGCGCTGGCTCATGCCGCCCGACAGCTCCGCCGGGAAATGGTTCTCGAAGCCGCGCAGGCCGACCATGTCGATGTATTCCTGGGCGGCCTCGCGCCGGTCGGCCTTGCGCCAGCCCTTCAGGCGCAGGTGGAAGGCGACGTTCTCCCACACCGGCAGCCAGGGCATCAGGTTGGCCTGCTGGAAGACCATGCCGCGGTCCGCGCCCGGCCCGTCCACCGGCTTGCCGCCCACCGTCACGGTGCCCTCGGTCGGCTTTTCGAAGCCGGCGATCATGTTCAGCAGGGTGGACTTGCCGCAGCCCGACGAGCCGAGCAGGCAGAGGAACTCGTTCTTCTCCACCGACAGGCTGACGTTGTCGATGGCCAGCAGGTCGCGCTTGCGCTTGGCGTCGCGGAAGATCTTGGTGATGTTCTGAAGGTCGATGGAAGCCATCGCTCAGCCCTCCCGGCTCTGGAGCGTGGAGCCGTGCTGCCAGTGCAGCGCGGCGGACATCAGGACTTTGATGAGCGCGTCGGTCGCGTAGCCGAGCAGGCCGATGCTGGCCATGGCCGCGAGCACGAGGTCGTAGCGCAGGAAGTAGTAGCTGTCCCACAGCACGTAGCCGAGGCCGCTCTTCACCGCGACCATCTCCGCCGTGACGGTCAGCATCCAGGCGGCGC
The sequence above is drawn from the Azospirillum sp. TSH58 genome and encodes:
- a CDS encoding aspartate/glutamate racemase family protein; the encoded protein is MSNRVLLGMLTPSSNTVLEPVTSAMLSGLPEVTAHFGRFTVKEISLRAAALDQFTDAPFLDAARLLADARLNVIGWNGTSAGWLGFAADEKLCASIEAETGIPACTSMLALNEILETTGRKRFAIVSPYLDEIQEKMVANYNAAGFEVVAERHLNDRGNFSFSEVTEETIERMCLEVAEAKPEAIAIICTNMRGAPVAERMEKALGIPVYDTVSTVVWKALRMTGVDTRRVEGWGSLFRELHG
- a CDS encoding amidohydrolase family protein, with the translated sequence MTGRLDLLLTGVTALTGETLGSVVDDAAIGIRDGRIVHLAPEAEGLPAAAETRRLPGRVVTPGFVNAHLHAVLVMVRGVAADLGFAPSYTPGVPKGTDATPEEARALARLGAVEALLSGSTLICDHFVHADATLDAIAELGLRVHASWRVHDVDFARVAQGEWRFDPAIGNDLLRRTLDLHDRWNGANGGRIRVQMAAHAPDTCSPAFLRTLAEEAATRSMRVNTHLAQSRVEVERVKASTGLTPAELLDECGLMNDRLLATHCLYVEDADIARLARAGAHAVHVPKCNAASGRLAPTPKLKAAGVNLALCTDTQHGDMVEAMRWALATARIQQGGVTADWQPADVFRMATLGGAQAVGMADEIGTLAVGKKADLVVFDTRRPHLRPLMNPLGTLVHTAQGRDVEMVLVDGETLVEDGRPVRADLNDICIEADKAARALWARA
- a CDS encoding ABC transporter ATP-binding protein, whose translation is MASIDLQNITKIFRDAKRKRDLLAIDNVSLSVEKNEFLCLLGSSGCGKSTLLNMIAGFEKPTEGTVTVGGKPVDGPGADRGMVFQQANLMPWLPVWENVAFHLRLKGWRKADRREAAQEYIDMVGLRGFENHFPAELSGGMSQRVGIARALLLNPQVILMDEPFAALDAQTKMDMQEELVAIWQKQRCTVVFVTHSVDEALVLGTRVAVMTSRPGRIRELIALDLPRPRDTTGPRFNDHKRHILNLIREEGLQQRQAAVA